A window of Ruminococcus champanellensis 18P13 = JCM 17042 contains these coding sequences:
- the rimP gene encoding ribosome maturation factor RimP: protein MKLKKNGATEQKVYALAAPLAESLGLVIWDVRFEKEGASWYLRVFIDKDEGISIDDCEAMSRPLSDLLDEADPIDQQYFLEVGSAGLERDLVRESHFAASIGAVVRMRLIRPDETGQKEYVGALESFDKEQVRLVLEDDTTVTAPFANIAHIKWHEDF, encoded by the coding sequence ATGAAGCTGAAGAAAAACGGAGCCACGGAGCAGAAGGTCTATGCGCTTGCAGCGCCTCTGGCAGAATCCCTGGGTCTGGTGATCTGGGACGTGCGCTTTGAAAAGGAAGGCGCAAGCTGGTACCTGCGGGTGTTCATCGACAAGGATGAGGGTATCTCCATTGACGACTGTGAGGCTATGAGCCGGCCCCTCAGCGACCTGCTGGATGAGGCGGATCCCATCGACCAGCAGTATTTTCTGGAGGTAGGCTCCGCCGGACTGGAACGGGATCTGGTGCGGGAGTCCCATTTCGCCGCTTCCATCGGTGCGGTGGTGCGGATGCGGCTGATCCGGCCGGATGAAACAGGACAAAAGGAATATGTAGGGGCGCTGGAGTCCTTTGACAAGGAGCAGGTACGCCTTGTGCTGGAGGATGACACGACAGTGACAGCACCCTTTGCGAATATTGCGCATATAAAATGGCATGAAGATTTCTGA
- a CDS encoding aspartate kinase, whose translation MANKVVKFGGSSLADAAQFRKVAAIIHAEDARRYVVPSAPGKRNSADTKVTDMLYACHELAQKGQEFSQDLNRIHSRYQGIIDDPGLAFSLDDAFARIAADLKQGASRDYAASRGEYLNGMLLANYLGYAFLDAAEVIRFDQNGAFQLDETIALLRQRLSGMDRVVLPGFYGATADGHVRTFSRGGSDVTGSILARAVKADIYENWTDVSGFLIADPRVVNDPKVISTITYEELRELSYMGATVLHEDAIFPVRTAGIPINIRNTNCPDAPGTMIVSDDNDEVSGYTITGIAGKKGFCAINMQKAMMNSELGFCRKVLGVLEDNGVNFEHMPSGIDTMSIIISEADMEGKEQQVLSQIRKAVNPDHIEVEHGIALLAVVGRGMRRTRGTAARIFAALAHARINIKMIDQGSSELNVIVGISESDFAEATRRIYDMFINSVE comes from the coding sequence ATGGCAAACAAGGTTGTAAAATTCGGCGGCAGCTCCCTGGCGGACGCAGCACAGTTCCGCAAGGTTGCCGCAATTATTCACGCAGAGGACGCACGGCGCTATGTAGTTCCCTCCGCACCGGGTAAACGCAATTCCGCCGACACCAAGGTGACGGACATGCTCTACGCCTGCCACGAGCTTGCCCAGAAAGGGCAGGAGTTTTCCCAGGATCTGAACCGGATCCACAGCCGGTACCAGGGGATCATCGACGACCCGGGGCTGGCGTTCTCCCTGGATGATGCCTTTGCCAGAATCGCAGCGGATCTGAAGCAGGGGGCAAGCCGGGACTATGCCGCAAGCCGGGGGGAATACCTCAACGGCATGCTGCTGGCAAATTACCTGGGATACGCCTTCCTGGATGCGGCAGAGGTAATCCGCTTTGACCAGAACGGCGCCTTCCAGCTGGATGAAACCATTGCCCTGCTGCGGCAGCGGCTTTCCGGCATGGATCGGGTGGTGCTGCCGGGCTTTTACGGGGCAACCGCTGACGGTCATGTGCGCACCTTCTCCCGGGGCGGCTCCGATGTGACCGGCTCCATCCTTGCCCGGGCGGTCAAGGCGGACATTTACGAGAACTGGACGGATGTATCCGGCTTCCTGATCGCCGATCCCAGAGTGGTCAATGACCCGAAGGTGATCTCCACCATTACCTACGAGGAGCTGCGGGAGCTGTCCTACATGGGCGCCACTGTGCTGCATGAGGACGCCATTTTCCCGGTTCGGACGGCAGGCATCCCCATCAACATCCGGAACACCAACTGTCCGGATGCACCGGGCACCATGATCGTTTCCGACGACAACGACGAGGTCAGCGGCTACACCATCACCGGCATCGCCGGCAAGAAGGGCTTCTGCGCCATCAATATGCAGAAGGCCATGATGAACAGTGAGCTGGGCTTCTGCCGGAAGGTGCTGGGGGTTCTGGAGGACAACGGCGTCAACTTTGAGCATATGCCCTCCGGCATCGACACCATGAGCATCATCATCAGCGAGGCGGACATGGAAGGCAAGGAGCAGCAGGTGCTGTCCCAGATCCGGAAGGCGGTGAATCCGGATCACATAGAGGTGGAGCACGGCATCGCCCTGCTGGCAGTTGTGGGCCGGGGCATGCGGCGCACACGGGGCACGGCGGCACGGATCTTTGCGGCGCTGGCACATGCCCGGATCAACATCAAGATGATCGACCAGGGCTCCAGCGAGCTGAACGTGATCGTGGGCATCAGCGAAAGCGACTTTGCGGAAGCCACCCGGCGGATCTACGATATGTTCATCAACTCTGTGGAGTAA
- the rbfA gene encoding 30S ribosome-binding factor RbfA, translating to MASYKSDRLAEDVKRELTAILRELKDPRIGQMLSIVRVDLSNDLSHCKVYVSSFEGLAVAQQSVEGLRSAEGFIRRELFHRLKMRKAPAMHFVADDSIAHAAEINQKLRDLEG from the coding sequence ATGGCTAGTTATAAATCTGACCGGCTTGCAGAGGACGTAAAACGGGAGCTGACCGCCATTCTGCGGGAGCTGAAGGATCCCCGGATCGGACAGATGCTCAGCATCGTCCGGGTGGATCTGTCCAACGATCTGTCCCACTGCAAGGTGTATGTATCCAGCTTTGAGGGGCTGGCGGTGGCGCAGCAGTCCGTAGAGGGACTGCGCAGCGCCGAGGGCTTTATCCGGCGGGAGCTGTTCCACCGGCTGAAGATGCGCAAGGCGCCTGCCATGCATTTCGTGGCGGATGATTCCATCGCCCACGCTGCCGAGATCAACCAGAAGCTGCGGGATCTGGAAGGATAA
- a CDS encoding L7Ae/L30e/S12e/Gadd45 family ribosomal protein: protein MMHCSSSLQQLLGLVTICRKAGKLICGFDPVGDAVKAGKAACVLLTRDASPRTVKEARFRWAEQVSVLDTPLTMEQLEQCFHRKVAVMAVCDGGFARRFAQLLEPEENNREPGSLTIDDVNP from the coding sequence ATGATGCATTGCAGCAGCAGCTTGCAGCAGCTACTGGGTCTGGTGACCATCTGCCGGAAGGCGGGTAAGCTGATCTGCGGCTTTGATCCGGTGGGGGATGCTGTGAAAGCCGGCAAGGCGGCATGCGTGCTGCTGACCCGGGACGCCTCTCCCCGCACGGTGAAAGAAGCCCGGTTCCGGTGGGCGGAGCAGGTGTCTGTTCTGGATACGCCCTTGACCATGGAACAACTGGAGCAGTGCTTTCACCGGAAGGTGGCAGTGATGGCGGTGTGCGATGGGGGCTTTGCCCGGCGCTTTGCCCAGCTACTGGAGCCGGAGGAAAACAATCGTGAGCCTGGCTCACTTACTATAGATGATGTAAATCCGTAA
- a CDS encoding DHH family phosphoesterase: MRIEIAQAAECLKQCEDVYILIHQSPDGDCVGAGFALMQLLHAMGKRAKVLCPEPIPARYGFLTAPDSGEFPAKYVIGVDVADLQLLGNLRSTYEGHVDLCIDHHISNTDYADRVCVDPDASAACQVLYEIIQALGIPLTDSMAACIYTGIATDTGCFKYENATARAHEIVAKLKREHALPYARINRNMFDVKSLGRLKMERAVMEIMEFYLDGRCTMICVTQDILRQMQVEEAELDGIAGLPLQVEGVEVGVTLKEKEPGFYKISMRSADRANVSRICGQLGGGGHVKAAGCALRGTLSQVKEILVRAVEQELALL; the protein is encoded by the coding sequence ATGCGGATAGAGATCGCCCAGGCGGCAGAATGCCTGAAACAGTGCGAGGATGTGTATATCCTCATTCATCAGAGTCCGGACGGGGACTGCGTGGGGGCAGGATTTGCCCTGATGCAGTTGCTGCATGCCATGGGCAAGCGGGCAAAGGTGCTGTGTCCCGAGCCGATTCCGGCACGGTACGGCTTCCTCACTGCCCCGGACAGCGGTGAATTCCCGGCAAAGTATGTGATCGGGGTGGATGTGGCGGATCTGCAGCTTCTGGGGAATCTGCGGAGCACCTATGAGGGGCATGTGGATCTTTGCATCGACCACCACATTTCCAATACGGACTATGCAGACCGGGTCTGTGTGGATCCGGATGCTTCTGCTGCCTGCCAGGTGCTGTACGAGATCATCCAGGCACTGGGCATACCTCTGACCGATTCCATGGCAGCCTGCATCTACACCGGCATCGCCACGGATACGGGCTGCTTCAAGTACGAAAACGCCACTGCCCGTGCCCACGAGATCGTGGCAAAGCTCAAGCGGGAGCATGCGCTCCCCTACGCCCGGATCAACCGGAATATGTTTGACGTCAAGAGCCTGGGCAGGCTGAAAATGGAGCGTGCGGTCATGGAGATCATGGAATTTTACCTGGACGGCCGCTGCACCATGATCTGCGTCACCCAGGATATTCTCCGGCAGATGCAGGTGGAGGAGGCAGAGCTGGACGGCATTGCCGGACTCCCCCTCCAGGTAGAAGGCGTGGAGGTGGGCGTGACCCTCAAGGAAAAGGAGCCGGGCTTTTACAAGATCTCCATGCGCTCGGCGGATCGTGCCAACGTGTCCCGGATCTGTGGACAGTTGGGGGGCGGCGGTCATGTGAAGGCGGCAGGCTGCGCCCTCCGGGGTACTCTGTCCCAGGTGAAGGAGATCCTGGTGAGAGCCGTGGAGCAGGAGTTGGCACTGCTATGA
- the nusA gene encoding transcription termination factor NusA produces MNNDFFAALSLLGAENSVETDLLVEKVKSAMTKAIHRAYPDSGDNVRVDIDPVTKTFDLCIIKTVVDDEPLDDNEINIDQARLIDPSAVVGGTVECKLDTASLSRNAAQSAKQSIRGDLREISRENLLTKFQDKENECITATVSQVEPGRGTVTLIYDKTELYLFRNEQIPGEVLKEGQSVKVYITGIANKQKKPIIKISRAHRDLVKRLFELEVPEIYDGTVEVMAISREAGARTKIAVQSHDPNVDAVGACIGPKRSRITAVVNELNGEKIDIINYSDKPEEFIAKALAPAEVLSVTITDPENRSCTVVVPNNQLSLAIGNRGQNAKLAAKLTGYKIDIKPEFENPIQGLE; encoded by the coding sequence ATGAATAACGACTTTTTTGCAGCGCTTTCCTTGCTGGGGGCGGAAAACAGCGTGGAGACCGATCTGCTGGTGGAAAAGGTGAAGAGCGCCATGACAAAGGCCATACACCGGGCGTATCCGGACAGCGGCGACAACGTGCGGGTGGACATTGACCCGGTGACCAAGACCTTTGATCTGTGCATCATCAAGACCGTTGTGGACGATGAACCCCTGGATGACAACGAGATCAACATCGACCAGGCAAGACTCATCGACCCTTCCGCAGTGGTTGGAGGCACGGTGGAATGCAAGCTGGATACTGCATCCCTGAGCCGGAATGCGGCACAGTCTGCCAAGCAGTCCATCCGGGGGGATCTGAGAGAGATCAGCCGGGAGAATCTGCTGACCAAGTTCCAGGACAAGGAGAACGAGTGCATTACCGCTACCGTATCCCAGGTGGAGCCGGGCAGGGGCACCGTGACCCTGATCTATGACAAGACGGAGCTGTATCTGTTCCGGAACGAGCAGATCCCCGGCGAGGTACTCAAGGAGGGGCAGTCCGTCAAGGTATACATCACCGGCATTGCCAACAAGCAGAAGAAGCCCATCATCAAAATCTCCCGTGCTCACCGGGATCTGGTCAAGCGGCTGTTTGAGCTGGAGGTTCCGGAGATCTATGATGGCACTGTGGAGGTCATGGCAATTTCCCGGGAGGCTGGTGCCCGTACCAAGATCGCCGTACAGTCCCATGATCCCAACGTGGACGCAGTGGGCGCATGCATCGGCCCGAAGCGCTCCAGAATCACAGCAGTGGTCAACGAGCTGAACGGGGAGAAGATCGACATCATCAACTACAGCGACAAGCCGGAGGAATTCATCGCAAAGGCACTGGCTCCCGCAGAGGTGCTCAGCGTGACCATTACGGATCCGGAAAACCGCAGTTGCACCGTGGTGGTGCCCAACAACCAGTTGTCCCTCGCCATCGGCAACCGGGGACAGAACGCAAAGCTTGCTGCAAAGCTCACCGGCTATAAGATCGACATCAAGCCGGAGTTTGAGAACCCCATTCAGGGGCTGGAGTAA
- the infB gene encoding translation initiation factor IF-2 — translation MTKKIKLSDLAKDLNVPSQELIEALTKLDETKKKTGSSLTDQEVNYLLERYSQGNQVESFDAYYESRNDKPAEKPAPKLEEKPKRAAKSEPKKAAKPAPKPEAKPAAKQESKPAPKSEAKPAVKQENKPAPKSEAKPAAKQESKPAQKAKSVPDEARYAAAKEKTMSEAKPQKQQKPQKLQKSQPQQGQKIGSMSSESVIEKKQRTVDTRGSYVELDKYNERYEQIAPQNKHKENYSTKKQKINQKSQQRQKQQYSNKRETEAEKLRRLELERARKQQLKVMIPDSIMVSELATRLKVTVTDVIKKLMGLGVMATINQEIDFDTAALVAEELGAKVEKEVIVTIEERLIVDDEDDEGDLQERSPVVVVMGHVDHGKTSILDRIRHANVTASEAGGITQHIGAYQVNHGGKTITFLDTPGHEAFTAMRARGANITDIAILVVAADDGIMPQTVESINHAKAAGVSIIVAINKIDKEGADPERIKQELTEHELVCEEWGGDVICVPVSAKTGQGIDELLENILLVAEVKELKANPNRRAKGTVIEGRLDKGRGPIATLLVQNGTLHTGDVIIAGTAVGRVRVMTNFRGKVVKSAGPSVPVEITGLAEVPSAGDIFNAVADERLARELVEQRKHAAKEEQFKAYHKVTLDSLFSQIAEGEIKELPIIVKADVQGSVEAVKQSLEKLSNDEVRVKVIHGAVGAVSEGDVMLASASNAIIVGFNVRPDPVAAESAARDGVDIRLYRIIYDAIEEITTAMKGMLAPKFREVELGRAEVRQVYKISNVGTVAGCYVLSGKLTRNCEIRVVRDGIIVADDKIGSLKRFKDDAKEVTSGYECGVTLEKFADVKTGDIFEAFTMEEYRED, via the coding sequence ATGACGAAGAAAATAAAGCTGAGTGATCTTGCAAAGGATCTGAACGTACCGAGTCAGGAGCTGATCGAAGCGCTGACCAAGCTGGATGAAACAAAGAAAAAGACCGGTTCCAGTCTGACGGACCAGGAGGTCAACTACCTGCTGGAGCGTTACAGCCAGGGAAATCAGGTGGAAAGCTTTGACGCATACTATGAGTCCCGGAACGACAAGCCGGCGGAGAAGCCTGCGCCCAAGCTGGAGGAAAAGCCTAAGCGTGCTGCAAAGAGCGAGCCGAAGAAGGCGGCAAAGCCGGCACCCAAGCCCGAAGCAAAGCCTGCTGCAAAGCAGGAGAGCAAGCCGGCACCTAAGTCCGAAGCAAAGCCTGCTGTAAAGCAGGAAAACAAGCCGGCACCCAAGTCCGAAGCAAAGCCTGCCGCAAAGCAGGAGAGCAAGCCGGCACAGAAGGCAAAGTCCGTGCCGGATGAAGCACGGTATGCGGCGGCAAAGGAAAAGACCATGTCCGAAGCCAAGCCCCAGAAGCAGCAGAAGCCCCAGAAGCTCCAGAAGTCCCAGCCCCAGCAGGGACAGAAGATCGGCTCCATGTCCAGCGAATCCGTCATCGAGAAGAAGCAGCGGACAGTGGATACCCGGGGCAGCTATGTGGAGCTTGACAAGTACAATGAGCGTTATGAACAGATCGCGCCCCAGAACAAGCACAAGGAAAACTACTCCACCAAGAAGCAGAAGATCAACCAGAAGTCCCAGCAGCGTCAGAAGCAGCAGTACTCCAACAAGCGGGAGACCGAGGCGGAGAAGCTGCGCCGTCTGGAGCTGGAGCGGGCAAGAAAGCAGCAGCTGAAGGTCATGATCCCGGACAGCATCATGGTCAGCGAGCTGGCGACCCGGCTGAAGGTCACGGTAACAGATGTCATCAAGAAGCTGATGGGTCTGGGAGTTATGGCAACCATCAACCAGGAGATCGATTTTGACACTGCAGCCCTGGTGGCAGAGGAACTGGGCGCAAAGGTGGAAAAGGAAGTCATTGTCACCATTGAGGAGCGTCTGATCGTAGACGATGAGGATGACGAAGGAGATCTGCAGGAGCGGAGCCCTGTGGTGGTTGTTATGGGGCATGTTGACCACGGCAAGACCTCCATTCTGGATCGGATCCGCCATGCAAATGTCACCGCATCCGAGGCAGGAGGCATCACCCAGCACATCGGTGCATACCAGGTGAACCACGGCGGCAAGACCATTACCTTCCTGGATACACCGGGTCATGAGGCATTTACTGCAATGCGTGCCCGTGGTGCAAATATTACGGATATTGCCATCCTGGTGGTGGCAGCGGACGACGGCATCATGCCCCAGACCGTAGAATCCATCAACCACGCCAAGGCGGCAGGGGTGTCCATCATCGTTGCCATCAACAAGATCGATAAGGAAGGCGCCGATCCGGAGCGGATCAAGCAGGAGCTGACCGAGCACGAGCTGGTCTGCGAGGAATGGGGCGGCGACGTTATTTGTGTGCCGGTTTCTGCAAAGACCGGACAGGGCATTGACGAGCTGCTGGAGAACATCCTGCTGGTAGCAGAGGTAAAGGAACTGAAGGCAAACCCCAACCGCCGGGCGAAGGGCACCGTCATCGAGGGCAGACTGGACAAGGGCAGAGGCCCCATCGCTACCCTGCTGGTGCAGAACGGTACCCTGCATACCGGGGACGTGATCATTGCAGGCACTGCTGTGGGCAGAGTCCGGGTCATGACCAACTTCCGGGGCAAGGTAGTCAAGAGCGCAGGCCCCTCTGTGCCGGTGGAGATCACCGGTCTGGCAGAAGTGCCCAGCGCCGGGGATATCTTCAATGCGGTTGCGGATGAGCGGCTGGCAAGAGAGCTGGTAGAGCAGAGAAAGCATGCGGCAAAGGAAGAACAGTTCAAGGCATACCACAAGGTGACGCTCGACAGCCTGTTCAGCCAGATCGCCGAGGGCGAGATCAAGGAGCTGCCCATCATCGTCAAGGCGGACGTACAGGGCTCCGTGGAGGCTGTGAAGCAGTCCCTGGAGAAGCTGTCCAATGACGAGGTGCGGGTCAAGGTGATCCACGGTGCGGTTGGCGCCGTATCCGAGGGCGATGTGATGCTGGCAAGTGCATCCAACGCCATCATCGTTGGCTTTAACGTGCGGCCGGATCCGGTTGCGGCGGAATCTGCTGCCCGGGACGGTGTGGACATCCGGCTGTACCGGATCATCTACGATGCCATCGAGGAGATCACCACTGCCATGAAGGGCATGCTGGCACCCAAGTTCCGGGAAGTGGAGCTGGGCCGTGCGGAAGTGCGCCAGGTTTACAAGATCTCCAACGTGGGTACCGTTGCCGGATGCTATGTACTCAGCGGCAAGCTGACCCGGAACTGCGAGATCCGGGTTGTGCGGGACGGCATCATCGTGGCGGACGACAAGATCGGCTCTCTGAAGCGGTTCAAGGACGATGCCAAGGAGGTTACCAGCGGCTATGAGTGCGGCGTGACCCTGGAGAAGTTTGCAGACGTGAAGACCGGAGATATTTTTGAAGCGTTTACCATGGAAGAATATCGGGAAGACTGA
- the truB gene encoding tRNA pseudouridine(55) synthase TruB — translation MNGILCMYKPEGFTSFDVIAKLRGILQMRRLGHAGTLDPMATGVLPVFVGGATRACDILPNQEKSYLARFALGYETDTQDSTGTVTNRYDRQVTRQQLLELLPRFTGRISQIPPMYSAVSVDGRRLYELARQGVEVERKPRTVTMDRLELRQFDEASQTGTLFLACSKGTYVRTILHDLGRALGCGGVMTGLERQSSCGLTLEDCVTFAQVEAARDAGTLSELLLPVDRMFAAYPALHLNPAQSRMYRNGVKLSLDRLTLPEQSEKYRIYGDTGCFFGIGRTEEGLLRVDKNLTAGEDAS, via the coding sequence ATGAACGGGATATTATGCATGTACAAGCCGGAGGGGTTCACCTCCTTCGACGTGATCGCCAAGCTGCGGGGCATTCTGCAGATGCGGCGGCTGGGGCATGCGGGCACCCTGGATCCTATGGCAACCGGGGTGCTGCCGGTGTTTGTGGGCGGAGCGACCCGTGCCTGTGACATCCTCCCCAACCAGGAGAAAAGCTATCTTGCCCGGTTTGCCCTGGGCTATGAAACCGATACCCAGGACAGCACCGGCACCGTCACCAACCGATATGACCGGCAGGTGACAAGGCAGCAGTTGCTGGAGCTCCTGCCCCGGTTTACGGGTCGAATCAGTCAGATCCCTCCCATGTACTCCGCCGTATCCGTGGACGGGCGGCGGCTGTATGAGCTTGCTCGGCAGGGGGTGGAGGTGGAGCGGAAGCCCCGCACCGTTACCATGGATCGGCTGGAGCTGCGGCAGTTTGACGAAGCATCCCAGACCGGAACCCTGTTTCTTGCATGCTCCAAGGGCACCTATGTACGCACCATTCTTCACGATCTGGGCAGGGCGCTGGGCTGCGGTGGCGTTATGACCGGACTGGAGCGTCAGTCCTCCTGCGGTCTGACCCTGGAGGATTGCGTGACCTTTGCCCAGGTGGAGGCTGCCCGGGACGCAGGAACGCTTTCAGAGCTGCTGCTGCCCGTTGACCGGATGTTTGCGGCATACCCTGCCCTGCATCTGAATCCTGCCCAGAGCCGCATGTACCGGAACGGGGTCAAGCTGTCCCTGGATCGGCTCACCCTGCCGGAGCAGTCGGAGAAATACCGGATCTACGGGGATACGGGCTGCTTTTTCGGCATCGGCAGAACGGAGGAGGGCTTGCTCCGGGTGGACAAGAATCTGACCGCAGGAGAGGATGCATCGTGA
- the rnpM gene encoding RNase P modulator RnpM, which yields MKPKKIPMRLCLGCGEMKPKRELIRVVKAPDGEISLDTTGKKSGRGAYICPDPGCLEKAQKARRLERSFSCRVEGDVYDALQQQLAAATGSGDHLPEGG from the coding sequence ATGAAACCGAAGAAAATACCCATGCGGCTCTGCCTGGGCTGCGGTGAAATGAAGCCCAAGCGGGAACTGATCCGGGTGGTCAAGGCGCCGGACGGAGAGATCTCCCTGGATACCACCGGGAAAAAATCCGGCAGAGGGGCGTATATCTGCCCGGATCCCGGATGCCTGGAAAAGGCGCAGAAGGCAAGGCGACTGGAGAGATCCTTCTCCTGCCGGGTGGAAGGAGATGTGTATGATGCATTGCAGCAGCAGCTTGCAGCAGCTACTGGGTCTGGTGACCATCTGCCGGAAGGCGGGTAA